A stretch of bacterium DNA encodes these proteins:
- a CDS encoding DUF971 domain-containing protein → MPIPTDIVEDREARELRVTWSDGHVSRYTYRRLRQACPCAMCVHEWTGERLLDPKRVPADVHPNEVARVGAYALRFTWSDGHMTGIYTFPLLRNLCECDACSAARAAQPPG, encoded by the coding sequence ATGCCCATCCCAACCGACATCGTGGAAGACCGCGAGGCCCGCGAGCTGCGCGTCACGTGGAGCGACGGTCACGTAAGCCGGTACACGTACCGGCGCCTCCGGCAGGCGTGTCCGTGCGCGATGTGCGTGCACGAGTGGACCGGCGAGCGGCTCCTCGACCCGAAGCGCGTCCCCGCCGACGTGCACCCGAACGAGGTCGCCCGCGTCGGCGCCTACGCGCTGCGCTTCACGTGGTCGGACGGCCACATGACCGGGATCTACACGTTTCCGCTGCTGCGCAACCTCTGCGAGTGCGACGCGTGCAGCGCGGCCCGCGCCGCGCAGCCGCCGG
- a CDS encoding xanthine dehydrogenase family protein molybdopterin-binding subunit — protein sequence MPRIVKQKIEFEGRVEEREVVLEGDDVPIWPADQSFRVVGTPVPRVDGGERASGTAQYTADLYPAGLVFGALLRSPHAHARIRRLDTSRAERADGVRAVLSHLNLKGIPWYNGLSALFDAELRYAGEEVAAVFADTAAAARDALDLIDVEYEVLPHVVDPEAALAKDAPKVHASGNVLGGAAERYARGDVEAGFGGAAATVELRVETQDVLHHSMETHGSICEWTGDRLTIWDSTQHIFGVRRQVAAALKVPMDHVRVVSRFMGGGFGSKNQAAKYTVLAAVAARRLGCPVKIMFTRAEESIAAGKRPRSAQRIRLGAGRDGRLVAIDYWGVSGVGAYRALGTPLAGPAKEMYACPNVRTEVWNVFTNTGPSAAFRAPGFVEGTVALDCAMEALADRLGIDPLELRLRNYAEADQVLGRAYSSKFLREAYTMAAEAAGWSRRVPTPASPARSGGPRRGFGMASQIWGGAGSPPAYAEVRLNPDGTADVRIGTQDIGTGARTALTQIAAEVLTLPIEKVTVRLGDTDFPYSPLSAGSQTIASCGPAVRMAAEEARRHLLDTAASVLEAAPSDIRLESGGLSVAGVPDRKIAVHELTARMGNFTIAGRGFRGANPDGVTIRTWGVQIAEVEVDPETGEVRVIKITACHDVGRVINPMGYVSQIHGGVIQGLGMALCEDHVTDAESGTVMDLGFDSYAMPRPSMIPEIEALAVGRPDPVANNLGVKGVGEPPIIPTPAAIANAVANAIGVRVTSLPITPAKIVRALRMPPS from the coding sequence ATGCCGAGGATCGTCAAGCAGAAGATCGAGTTCGAAGGCCGTGTCGAAGAGCGCGAGGTCGTTCTCGAAGGCGACGACGTCCCCATCTGGCCGGCGGACCAATCGTTCCGCGTCGTCGGGACGCCCGTCCCCCGCGTCGACGGCGGGGAGCGCGCGTCCGGCACCGCGCAGTACACGGCCGATCTCTATCCCGCGGGGCTCGTCTTCGGCGCCCTCCTCCGCTCGCCCCACGCCCACGCGCGGATCCGCCGGCTCGACACCTCGCGCGCCGAGCGCGCGGACGGCGTGCGCGCGGTGCTCTCCCACCTCAACTTGAAGGGCATTCCCTGGTACAACGGACTGAGCGCGCTGTTCGACGCGGAGCTGCGGTACGCGGGCGAGGAAGTGGCCGCCGTGTTCGCGGACACCGCCGCGGCGGCGCGCGACGCGCTCGATCTCATCGACGTGGAGTACGAGGTCCTGCCGCATGTCGTGGACCCCGAGGCGGCGCTGGCCAAAGACGCCCCCAAGGTCCACGCGTCCGGCAACGTGCTGGGCGGCGCGGCGGAACGGTACGCGCGCGGCGACGTGGAGGCGGGATTCGGCGGGGCCGCGGCCACGGTGGAGCTGCGCGTCGAGACGCAGGACGTGCTGCACCACAGCATGGAGACGCACGGCTCGATCTGCGAATGGACCGGCGACCGCCTGACGATCTGGGACTCCACCCAGCACATCTTCGGCGTCCGCCGCCAGGTCGCCGCGGCGTTGAAGGTCCCGATGGACCACGTCCGCGTCGTGAGCCGGTTCATGGGCGGCGGCTTCGGCAGCAAGAACCAGGCGGCCAAGTACACGGTGCTCGCGGCCGTCGCCGCCCGGCGGCTCGGCTGCCCAGTGAAGATCATGTTCACGCGGGCGGAGGAGAGCATCGCGGCGGGCAAACGGCCGCGGAGCGCGCAGCGCATCCGGCTGGGCGCCGGCCGGGACGGGCGTCTCGTCGCGATCGACTATTGGGGTGTGTCGGGGGTCGGCGCGTACCGGGCGCTCGGGACGCCGCTCGCCGGCCCGGCGAAGGAAATGTACGCGTGCCCCAACGTGCGCACCGAGGTCTGGAATGTCTTCACCAATACCGGCCCGAGCGCGGCCTTTCGCGCGCCGGGATTCGTCGAAGGGACGGTCGCGCTGGACTGCGCGATGGAGGCGCTGGCCGACCGGCTCGGGATCGATCCGCTCGAGCTGCGCCTGCGAAACTACGCCGAGGCGGATCAGGTGCTCGGGCGCGCCTACTCGAGCAAGTTCCTTCGCGAGGCCTATACGATGGCGGCCGAAGCGGCCGGCTGGTCGCGCCGCGTGCCGACGCCGGCGTCGCCCGCGCGGTCGGGCGGCCCGCGCCGCGGGTTCGGGATGGCCTCGCAGATCTGGGGCGGCGCCGGGTCGCCGCCGGCCTATGCGGAGGTGCGGCTCAACCCCGACGGGACCGCGGACGTCCGCATCGGCACCCAGGACATCGGCACGGGCGCCCGGACGGCGCTCACGCAGATCGCCGCGGAAGTGCTCACGCTGCCGATCGAGAAGGTCACGGTCCGGCTCGGGGATACGGACTTCCCATACAGCCCGCTCTCCGCCGGCAGCCAGACGATCGCGTCGTGCGGCCCGGCCGTGCGCATGGCCGCGGAGGAGGCGCGCCGGCACCTCCTCGATACGGCGGCGTCGGTCCTCGAGGCGGCGCCCTCCGACATCCGGCTGGAGTCGGGCGGCCTCTCCGTGGCCGGCGTGCCGGACCGGAAGATCGCGGTGCACGAGCTCACCGCCCGGATGGGTAACTTCACGATCGCCGGCCGCGGATTCCGCGGGGCCAATCCCGACGGCGTGACGATCCGGACGTGGGGCGTGCAGATCGCCGAGGTCGAGGTCGACCCGGAGACCGGCGAGGTGCGGGTGATCAAGATCACCGCCTGCCACGACGTGGGCCGGGTCATCAACCCGATGGGGTACGTGAGCCAGATTCACGGCGGCGTGATTCAGGGGCTCGGGATGGCCCTGTGCGAGGATCACGTCACGGACGCGGAGAGCGGGACCGTGATGGATCTCGGCTTCGACAGCTACGCGATGCCCCGGCCGTCGATGATCCCGGAGATCGAGGCGCTCGCGGTCGGCCGGCCGGACCCCGTGGCCAACAACCTCGGCGTCAAAGGGGTCGGCGAGCCGCCGATCATTCCCACGCCGGCCGCCATCGCGAACGCCGTGGCGAACGCCATCGGCGTGCGGGTGACGTCGCTGCCGATCACGCCCGCGAAGATCGTGCGTGCGCTGCGGATGCCGCCGTCGTGA
- a CDS encoding (2Fe-2S)-binding protein, which translates to MPTAPASPPSGTSPRDAQASPDAPHAVAVTVNGRAETLSVPARRSLLHALREDLHLTGTKEGCGVGTCGACTVLLDGRPVLACLMLAVQAAGRAIETIESLSRDGALAPVQETFVRHDALQCGFCTPGQIMALEGLLRRTPRPSEDMLRRALEGNVCRCGTQLRIQAAARELAAGRSR; encoded by the coding sequence ATGCCGACTGCCCCTGCGTCGCCCCCTTCGGGGACTAGCCCGCGAGATGCGCAGGCGTCGCCCGACGCGCCCCATGCCGTCGCCGTCACCGTGAACGGCCGGGCGGAGACCCTGAGCGTCCCGGCGCGGCGAAGCCTGCTGCACGCGCTTCGCGAAGATCTGCATCTGACCGGCACCAAAGAAGGCTGCGGCGTGGGCACGTGCGGGGCCTGCACCGTGCTCCTCGACGGCCGCCCCGTGCTCGCGTGTCTCATGCTCGCCGTGCAGGCGGCCGGCCGGGCGATCGAGACGATCGAGTCGCTCTCCCGCGACGGAGCGCTCGCGCCGGTCCAGGAGACCTTTGTCCGCCACGACGCGCTGCAGTGCGGGTTCTGCACGCCGGGACAGATCATGGCGCTCGAGGGGCTGCTGCGCCGGACCCCGCGGCCCTCCGAGGACATGCTGCGGCGCGCGCTGGAGGGCAACGTCTGCCGGTGCGGGACGCAGCTGCGCATCCAGGCGGCGGCGCGGGAGCTCGCGGCCGGGCGGAGCCGCTGA